The following proteins are co-located in the Haloarcula marismortui ATCC 43049 genome:
- a CDS encoding aldo/keto reductase: MEYTTLGSTGMEVSRLCLGCMSFGTSEWRDWVLDEDESREVIERAIDLGINFFDSANMYSMGESERVLGTVLDDYDRDGQVVATKGYFQMDEDNPNSGGLSRKAIEQELSNSLSRLGMDTVDLYQTHRWDYDTPIEQTLRALDDAVRRGQARHVGASSMWTHQFADALRTSEREGLERFETMQNHYNLLYREEEREMLPLCDKENVGVIPWSPLARGYLTRPHEQVEETVRGETDDYAREHPYYEGNGREVNERVQELADEYDASMAQIALAWVLDKEWVDAPIIGTSSLEHLEEAVAALEIDLSESDVEWLEAPYEPVRVSGHE, from the coding sequence ATGGAGTACACGACACTCGGGTCGACTGGCATGGAGGTCAGCCGGCTCTGCCTGGGCTGTATGAGTTTCGGCACCTCAGAGTGGCGCGACTGGGTGCTCGACGAGGACGAGAGCCGCGAGGTCATCGAGCGGGCCATCGACCTCGGCATCAACTTCTTCGATTCGGCCAACATGTACTCGATGGGCGAGTCTGAGCGCGTCCTCGGGACCGTTCTCGATGACTACGACCGCGACGGGCAGGTCGTGGCGACGAAGGGGTACTTCCAGATGGACGAGGACAACCCTAACTCCGGCGGGCTCTCGCGGAAGGCCATCGAGCAGGAACTGTCGAACTCGCTTTCCCGGCTCGGGATGGACACCGTCGACCTCTATCAGACCCACCGCTGGGATTACGACACACCCATCGAGCAGACGCTCCGGGCGCTGGACGACGCCGTCCGGCGGGGACAGGCGCGGCACGTCGGCGCGTCGTCGATGTGGACCCACCAGTTCGCCGATGCGCTCCGGACGAGCGAGCGCGAGGGGCTGGAGCGGTTCGAGACGATGCAGAACCACTACAATCTGCTGTACCGCGAGGAGGAACGCGAGATGCTGCCGCTGTGTGACAAAGAGAACGTCGGCGTCATCCCGTGGAGTCCGCTGGCCCGGGGCTATCTCACCCGGCCGCACGAGCAGGTCGAGGAGACGGTCCGGGGCGAGACGGACGACTACGCCCGCGAACACCCCTACTACGAGGGCAACGGCCGCGAGGTCAACGAGCGCGTACAAGAGTTGGCCGACGAGTACGACGCCTCAATGGCACAGATAGCGCTGGCATGGGTGCTCGACAAGGAGTGGGTCGACGCACCGATTATCGGGACAAGTAGCCTCGAACACCTCGAAGAAGCGGTTGCAGCGCTCGAAATCGACCTCTCAGAGAGCGACGTGGAGTGGCTGGAGGCCCCCTACGAGCCGGTTCGGGTGTCAGGCCACGAATAA